The Hordeum vulgare subsp. vulgare chromosome 4H, MorexV3_pseudomolecules_assembly, whole genome shotgun sequence genomic interval CAGACATACAGTCAGTCAGTCAAACTTGCGGCTTTGTCGGCCGTTTGTTCTTTCGGAATTGCTCCGTACTACGTAGGTTTGGACTTTGCCTTGGCATGTCTGCCTTCACCTACGTACCCTACCCACACGGCCACAACACACGTACGTGTGCGCGCATTCGTGCAACTGGAGTTTGGACTCAATTCGAGGGAAAGGTGAGCTGAGATTGCATCATGGAAAGGGACGGCTTCTAAAAGAACAAATCTGCATGAGGATCGACCACCTTTGCAAGTTATAAATACTTGAGGCTCAAATGGAATCAGAGACAATAAGCGTTGTCTTGACTGGTGTCTTACGAATGAAGTACAGTACAATGATATATCATCAATAACGAAAAGTTCACATTTCTGGAAGAACGAATTCCAAAGACCTACTGTTAATTTACATGAAGGCATGCATCATCAAGGGACGAAGGAATCAGCTGGGACTAGCTCCTGCAGGCAGAGCGAGACTACTGCGAGAAGCACCCTGGTCACTGCCTCACTGGTCAGTGGTCAGTGCTGCGCCGGCGGGGTACAGGTGATGTGCGCGTTGTTGGAGTGGCACGACGGCCCCGCCGCCGAGTCCTCCGCCTCCCCTCCCAGCACCCGCCGCGCCAGCTTCGAGCCCAGCAGCATCCTTCCCAGCGCCTGCCGCAGCACCGGCGACCCTGAACCCTCCCTCTGCTCCGACGACTCaacgccaccaccgccgccatcgtcatcgtttGCTCCACGACGACCAGCCGCACCCTTCACCGTCGACGGCCGGAATCCGATCGCCCCGTCGCCGTGAACCATCGCCGGAGACAGCGCCCCGTGCTCCTGCGCCCCCCGGGGAGACGGCCTCGAGCCGTAGGAGCTCTGCACAAGGCCACACGCgaagagcagcagcagcagcgggaGGCAAGCGCGCGAGCACCGTGCCATTTTCGTCACAGTTTCGGCGAAGGCACTACGACTACGTAGCGTAGCCAGGTGTTGGCGGTGAGCTTTCTTTCGACGATGGCTGTGACTTGTGAGCACTGGCTCTTTTACCAAGCGAGTGACAAGCCAGGAAGGAATGCAGCAACTGTTACTGCGATGCTTTGCAATGCAGAGATGCACCGGCACACACGACCTACTTATAGAGGGTGTTGGGACGTACATGGAGAAGAGAAGATAGACCGAAATGACGAGGCAATGGCGAGGAAAGGCGCCCCACGTACATACACAGTTTTGCAccgggcatgcatgcatgcatgcatgtgacgAGGCCTTATTGCTAGCTAGCGTGCGGGCCGGCGAAGAGTACACACACGTACATCGGCATAGTGTATCATCATCTTGATTCTCGAGCACAGAGCAGCAAAATTTGAAATTTGAAACGGAGAGACAGTCTGCCTGGAAACTACGCGCTGTCTCCTCTGGCATGGCAAACATGCATGCACCAACACCACCTGTCGGTGCATGGTTTTGTACTCGATCTCCATCTATACTACTCGTAAAGTATACTCCTTCGTGCAACTATATATATAGGAGCACTCCGTATCAAGGATTCGCTGAGGTGTAAAAGTGTTGCATCTCAGCAACTCCTTCGTGCAAactatatatagatatatatattcgcGCACGCCCGTAACACGTGGACCATTTTTGCCAGGAATATAATACTACTACAGTCTACTGTAGTTGTAGGACTATCAAAGATTCACACTAAAAAAAGGAGTATCAAGGATTCGCTGAGTTGTAAAGTACTGCATCTCTTGCTTGCAAAGTAGgtatatcatatgcaatgagctaGTGGTTGGGGATATATGTAGATAGAAACTTAAGGAGGAGTAATGCTACACCTACAAAGGCTTACGTAAAGATTTTACGTACAAACTAATGTGTAAGATTGTGATTGGTAATTGAGGGAtgaggggccccacccccactgaAAATCGGGGGGAAGAGAAGAGTTAGTTTGGAAGGTTAAGTAAACCTTTATAAGTTTTTGTATGTCTAGCATTACTGCTTAAAGAGTGTTGCATATGCACAAGTTTCTCCACGTTCgcactgcatgcatgcatgcatgcagagaGCTGGTTTGGTTCGTCACTAATTTCACGTAGGCATAGTTATTAATAGGTAAACTTAGGTATCATGTCGGGCACGGCCATGTTTGACTATGGGCACCCCCGCAAGCCGCCACAAAGTATGTCGTAACAGATGACATAAGCACCGAGTAGCTAGTGAGTTCTAGCTGCCAAAATGCACGCACGAGCTGGTATATTCTTGGAAACTGGTGTAGCGTGTGGCTGGAGCAGACCGACCAAGACTCCAATTGAGCATCTAGAATATGCCTGCTCCATCCCTCACACGTACGTAAGCACCTCGGCTACCAACTTAGGAAAAGTAGAAGCAAACTATGGGCCTGCCTGATGAACGATATATATATCATTACAGTTGAAGTTCTGTATACAAGGTCATGGTACGAAACGTACGTATACGTGCATAATTCTTTTTTGTGGAACAATAGTACGTACTACGTAGCCATGCATGACGGTGCAACGAGCAAGGACTAGAGGCCCTCCGAACGTGGGATCGACCATGGCCGGCCGATCGCGGCCACGCCTAGCTTACGGCTGCCGATCGTCCGTGCCATTCCAATTTCCTGTACAGAGGTTTGATGCATGTCCGTTCATCGGTGCAAACTAATCAAAACTTTGCGTATACGTAGCAAAGCATATATAGATGGTTATATTAGATTTATTTGCCCAAGAGTTTCTGGTTTATATCAAGTTTTCCAGTGATGTGTTTCAATTATTCGTCAATCTCGAGATATGTCGGCTTAGTCATTTAAAGATATATGTGTTCATAGTAATGAGTATGTGTGCGTGCTTGTGATCATCTGCGTTATTTCTGAAGAAAAACTTAGTTTGCTGCCATGCATGAGACGGCATCTCGCTTCGTTTTCAACTGGTGATTTCTCCCTCTCGTGgaagaaaaacaaacaaacaagcgcGAACATAACCATCCATCTCCCGGAGTAAGAAAAAGCACGTCATGTTCCTGGCATTTTCAAGACCATTTGCGGATTATCACAGCACCACAGTGGACTACATTtacaagatatatatatatataaagatcgCTGTAATATGTTTTAACACTTTACAATTCATATACCGGTACATATATAAACATCTATTTGTTGCTGAATGATGGCTGGTTGGCAAACAAGAACCAAAGACCAGCTAGCTAGTCAGGGAACCAACATAGCATAGCAGTACGGGCTGCCACGAGGAACGAACCAACATAGCACTAGTGCATGCAGTGGGAAGGGTCATCTTGTTCTTACGGGGAGCAGCCCTGGCCGCCGCTGGAGCCGCACGAATGGCCAGCTCCTCCCGGCAGCAACCTGCGAGCCACGGCCGACCTGGACCCGGACGACCAGAGACCACCGGCAGCATTGCTCGACATGGCAGACGCGGCCGAGCCCCGGCCATGCTGGTGCTGTggcgccgccgtcttctccatcgcCGTCGTGCTCCACACCATCAGCGTCTGCTTGGCTGCTTCCTCTGCACTCGTCGCTTCCGCGACGGCGACGCCCCCGACTCCATGTAGAAACGGGGAAGccacgaggaggaggaagcaggCCATGAGCATCAgcgtcttgctgttgttgttgcgtcCAGAGACCCCCATTTGGACCTAAAGTTATGAACTGGACCAGTGATGGAAATCAGTTGTGTTTTTTGGCGGAGAGGGAGCAGTGGGTTGGGGCTGTAGCACTGGAGAAGAGGGCCTTTTATAGCTCCAAGTCCAAGGAGAAACCATTTCCATATCGCCATTTCGCATGAATTTCAGTGGGAAAGTTCTCAGAGAGTTTACCCACTGACCATTGGCAATCCTTCGGACGCAAGAAACCGAGGTACGGTATAATTTCAAGAGCGAGCACTTACACGTTCGCGCGCACATGCGCATGCAACTTGTGCGACATCATATAACCACTTCCCTCGTCGTATTTGTCTTGGAAAAAACAAGGGAGACCATAACGCTTAATTACACATTAGTCAAAATTCTTTTGCAGGAAACACGTTAGTTCATTGGCATCTTAGCAAGAATCTGATCCACGCTTGACTGTAGACGTGATAAGGACGTCCATGAAACTGTATTTGTCTTGGGAAAATAGAAGAGCGTGAATGGAAAGCGAGATTGAATGGAAAGCGAGAAAAATATCTAGGATATTAGTCCCCGACAACATACTTTGCGATCGACCTCAATTTACCTAACCAggtttataataataactaaccaTGCATGGAAGAGAGGTGAAGAACCAGCACGCAGTGTGAATCTGGAGAAACTTTTGCATATGCAACACTCCAAACCCCGACCACCAGCCCATTGTTTACACCTTGCACGCGACAGATGCCACACTTTTTAACACTCAGCGAATCTTTGATACTCCTACTACTGTAGACTATAGTGATAGACTGGTACAGTTGTAGTATATTACACGTGTTGCCAGTATGGAGTACGTATGCATGTTTGTCATCCGTTCCAGTCGGGCTCTAGCAATCGGCCATCCGCCCGTCTGTTCTGAAGATCACTTCAGCATTTGCTCTAGCATCCCTTCGATGTGCTGCTGGTGCTGTGCTTACCGCTAGCTTTGCAGCACAGGGTTTGGCCATATGCAACAGATATTTGGACCGCTGACAGACTTGCCAAGGGTTGGCCAAATAATTGCAGTTGCCCTCTATGCAAGCAAGTGCAGGAATCCATCGACCACCTTCTCTTCGGATGAAGATTCAAGATTAGAGTTTGGGACATGATATAGGCAGTGGCGGAGGTAGAGGATGATCGGGATGGGTCATGGCCTACTCAAAaaatttaaaatagcttttatatCATATAGTAGAAGGAAGGCTAAGAAAACAACGATAATAAAATAATATATATGTACAGTATTACTGATGGCCCATCCTAATCCAATGGGCTAGTC includes:
- the LOC123451145 gene encoding uncharacterized protein LOC123451145 → MARCSRACLPLLLLLFACGLVQSSYGSRPSPRGAQEHGALSPAMVHGDGAIGFRPSTVKGAAGRRGANDDDGGGGGVESSEQREGSGSPVLRQALGRMLLGSKLARRVLGGEAEDSAAGPSCHSNNAHITCTPPAQH